A genomic region of Papaver somniferum cultivar HN1 chromosome 7, ASM357369v1, whole genome shotgun sequence contains the following coding sequences:
- the LOC113298561 gene encoding DDB1- and CUL4-associated factor 8-like: MESRSKITRSGFSEIYQREIGLSQSRSFAHRITGSEAIVEQIDLYGKLNAHDGCVNTVHFNSTGDFIVSGSDDTQVIFWDWAAKSKRLAYSSGHSDNIFQARIMPFTDDRTVITSAADGQVRLGQVRENGEVETKRLGKHQGSVHNLAIEPGSPHIFYSCGEDGFVQQFDLRSCSSAKLFACSSLKENKRPGIIRLNAIVIDPRNPTYFAVGGYDGYARVYDIRSYQQESSSSDSLVKAFCPPDLLGTDNIHITGLAYSNSSELLVSYNDELVYLFQKNMGLGSNPHSVSPENLKRLDRSQVYSGHRNSQTVKGVSFFGHSDEYVVSGSDCGHIFIWKKSGELVRLMVGDKHIVNCLVSHPFLPVLATSGIEKNVKIWVPMASDRSPLPENVKEIMEANKQGREDRSRITLTPDVIMHVLRLQRRQPLTYIDRRYTRSDLESDEEDEGETRILGFADDDASSEGGFTNNSRDCNIS; encoded by the exons ATGGAGTCTCGTTCGAAAATTACTCGAAGTGGGTTttcagaaatatatcaaagagaaatCGGTTTATCTCAGTCGAGAAGTTTTGCTCACAGAATCACTGGTTCAGAG GCTATTGTGGAGCAGATTGATCTATATGGGAAGTTAAATGCTCACGATGGTTGTGTAAATACAGTGCATTTCAACTCTACAGGTGATTTTATTGTGTCAGGTTCTGACGACACACAAGTTATTTTTTGGGACTGGGCTGCAAAGAGCAAAAGGTTGGCATATTCTTCTGGACATTCAGACAATATATTCCAGGCCAGAATTATGCCGTTTACTGATGATAGAACAGTTATCACCTCTGCTGCTGATGGCCAG GTCAGGCTCGGTCAGGTCCGGGAAAATGGGGAGGTTGAAACCAAAAGGCTAGGAAAGCATCAAGGCAGTGTACATAACCTTGCCATAGAACCAGGAAGTCCTCACATATTCTATAGCTGCGGTGAGGATGGGTTTGTACAACAA TTCGACCTACGAAGTTGTTCTTCTGCCAAGCTTTTTGCTTGCTCTTCACTTAAAGAAAATAAGAGGCCTGGCATCATACGGTTAAACGCGATTGTAATCGACCCAAGAAATCCAACTTATTTTGCAGTAGGAGGTTATGATGGTTATGCACGTGTGTATGACATTAGAAGCTACCAACAGGAATCAAGTTCTTCGGACAGTCTAGTAAAAGCCTTCTGTCCTCCAGATCTACTCGGAACTGATAACATTCACATCACTGGGTTGGCTTACTCTAACAGCAGTGAGCTGCTTGTTTCCTACAATGATGAGCTTGTGTACCTGTTTCAGAAGAACATGGGATTGGGCTCAAATCCTCATTCAGTTTCACCTGAGAATTTAAAAAGActtgaccgatcacaagtgtacTCGGGGCATCGGAATTCACAGACAGTTAAAGGAGTGAGTTTTTTCGGTCACAGTGATGAGTACGTAGTAAGTGGATCAGATTGTGGTCATATATTCATCTGGAAGAAGAGTGGTGAACTCGTGCGCTTGATGGTTGGTGACAAACACATTGTAAATTGTCTTGTGAGCCATCCATTTCTGCCTGTACTTGCCACAAGTGGAAtagaaaaaaatgtaaaaatctgGGTTCCAATGGCTAGCGACCGTAGTCCACTTCCTGAAAATGTAAAAGAG ATAATGGAGGCTAACAAGCAGGGCAGAGAAGATCGTTCACGTATAACACTAACCCCTGATGTTATAATGCATGTGTTGAGGTTACAGAGAAGGCAACCCTTAACCTATATTGATAGGCGATACACTAGATCTGATCTTGAGagtgacgaagaagatgaaggagagaCTCGCATCTTAGGATTTGCAGATGATGATGCCTCTTCTGAAGGGGGATTTACTAATAATTCCAGAGACTGCAACATTAGCTAA